One genomic segment of Centropristis striata isolate RG_2023a ecotype Rhode Island chromosome 13, C.striata_1.0, whole genome shotgun sequence includes these proteins:
- the LOC131982742 gene encoding arf-GAP with dual PH domain-containing protein 1-like, whose protein sequence is MASDREKNRQRVKQLLGKPGNGNCADCGAADPQWASYTLGVFVCLSCSGLHRNIAQISKVKSVLLDPWSSSEVEFMDSVGNNAAKAKYEQIVPAFYYCPTHKDCTLLREQWIRAKYERKEFQLVERQEPYSAGYREGFLWKRGRDNGQYLSRKFILSEREGVLKYFNKHDAREPKAIMKINTVNATFQPTKIGTAHGLQITYLKDNSTRNIFVYHEDGKEMVDWFNAIRAARFHYLQVAFPGASNSDLLPKLSRNYMKEGYMEKTGPKHTEGFKKRWFTMDDRRLMYFKDPLDAYARGEVFIGSRENSYTVLPGLPPNIQGYHWQFGITIVTPDRRFLLACETEEDQKDWIAAFQTVISRPMLPREYAVEAYFKHKP, encoded by the exons ATGGCTTCGGATCGAGAGAAGAACAGGCAGCGGGTGAAACAGCTTCTGGGGAAACCTGGGAATGGAAACTGTGCCGATTGCGGAGCTGCAG ATCCACAATGGGCGTCCTACACCCTGGGAGTGTTTGTCTGTCTCAGCTGCTCTGGCCTTCATCGAAACATCGCTCAGATCAGCAAGGTGAAGTCTGTCCTGCTGGATCCCTGGAGCTCCTCTGAGGTGgag TTTATGGATTCTGTGGGTAACAATGCTGCCAAGGCTAAATACGAACAGATAGTTCCTGCCTTCTACTACTGTCCTACACACAAAGACTGCAC ACTCCTGCGGGAACAATGGATCCGAGCCAAGTACGAGAGGAAGGAGTTCCAGCTTGTGGAGAGGCAGGAGCCCTACTCAGCAG GCTACAGAGAGGGGTTTCTATGGAAACGAGGCAGAGACAACGGGCAGTACCTCAGCAGAAAATTTATTCTGTCCGAACGGGAAGGTGTTTTGAAGTACTTCAACAAGCACGAT GCCAGAGAGCCCAAAGCCATAATGAAGATCAATACTGTGAATGCCACTTTCCAGCCAACGAAAATCGGCACGGCACACGGCCTGCAGATAACCTATTTGAAGGACAACAGCACTAGGAATATCTTTGTTTACCACGAGGATGGAAAG GAAATGGTGGATTGGTTCAATGCCATCAGAGCAGCCAGGTTTCACTACCTACAGGTGGCTTTTCCTGGAGCTTCTAATTCTGAT TTGTTGCCAAAACTATCCAGGAACTACATGAAGGAGGGTTACATGGAGAAGACCGGTCCAAAG CACACAGAGGGCTTCAAGAAAAGATGGTTCACAATGGATGACAGGAGGCTCATGTACTTCAAAGATCCACTG GATGCCTATGCACGAGGCGAGGTGTTCATTGGTAGTAGGGAAAACAGCTACACTGTGCTTCCCGGCCTCCCTCCCAACATTCAGGGCTACCATTGGCAGTTTGGCATTACCATAGTGACCCCAGACAGGAGGTTCCTGCTTGCTTGTGAGACTGAGGAGGATCAGAAAGACTGGATCGCTGCATTTCAGACCGTTATCAGCAGACCAATGCTGCCTCGGGAGTATGCAG TTGAAGCCTATTTCAAGCACAAGCCATGA